In Gimesia benthica, a single window of DNA contains:
- a CDS encoding DUF3500 domain-containing protein translates to MKTYHRLTYLALITGLCWNLASTRPADAAPPKAQKTQISRASREMASAAKRFLASLSEEERKAATFKMDSKERDQWYFIPDFAIKEDGGRTGLPMTKMSPQQKIFAVTLPATALSHRGYLEMNSIRALEQVLFELEGKDYRNPELYYVSIFGNPDPKGTWGWRFEGHHLSVNVTIVDGEKFSVTPSFFGSNPATVMQGPLKGVEVLKEEQQLALNLVKSLNPDQLAIATIDTAEMDKKLLAKSVIKEVLTTDDPVVDKGLVPHKGIQYADLDPKQQKMLLRLVNAYLGRFRPELLKGTRYLGNLRDGDHLYFAWSGGQARGQFHYYRIQSKVFLIEFANTQNDANHVHAVFREFDGDFGRDLLKEHYSKQHQK, encoded by the coding sequence GTGAAGACCTACCATCGACTCACCTACCTGGCCCTGATCACCGGTCTCTGCTGGAACCTGGCCAGCACCCGTCCGGCAGACGCCGCGCCACCCAAGGCACAGAAAACCCAGATCAGCCGTGCCAGCCGTGAAATGGCCAGCGCCGCCAAACGCTTCCTCGCATCGCTGTCTGAAGAAGAACGCAAAGCCGCGACCTTCAAAATGGACAGCAAAGAACGCGACCAGTGGTACTTCATTCCCGACTTCGCCATCAAAGAAGATGGCGGCCGCACCGGTCTGCCGATGACGAAAATGTCACCACAGCAGAAGATCTTCGCTGTCACTCTCCCCGCAACAGCACTCTCGCACCGCGGCTATCTCGAGATGAATTCCATCCGCGCTCTGGAGCAGGTTCTGTTCGAACTGGAAGGGAAAGACTACCGGAATCCGGAACTCTACTACGTCTCCATCTTCGGTAATCCCGATCCCAAGGGAACCTGGGGCTGGCGGTTCGAAGGGCATCACCTCAGTGTGAATGTCACCATCGTCGACGGCGAAAAGTTTTCGGTCACCCCCTCCTTCTTCGGATCCAACCCCGCCACCGTCATGCAGGGCCCCCTCAAAGGCGTTGAAGTTCTCAAGGAAGAACAGCAATTGGCACTGAATCTGGTCAAATCCCTCAATCCGGATCAGCTGGCCATCGCCACGATTGATACCGCTGAAATGGACAAGAAACTGCTCGCCAAAAGCGTGATCAAGGAAGTCCTTACCACCGACGATCCGGTCGTCGACAAGGGCCTGGTGCCACACAAAGGCATTCAGTACGCCGACCTCGATCCGAAACAGCAGAAGATGCTGCTGCGTCTGGTCAACGCCTACCTGGGCCGGTTCCGTCCAGAACTGCTCAAGGGAACCCGCTATCTCGGGAACCTGCGGGACGGCGACCATCTCTACTTCGCCTGGAGTGGCGGTCAGGCCCGCGGCCAGTTCCACTACTACCGCATCCAGTCCAAAGTCTTCCTGATTGAATTCGCGAACACCCAGAACGATGCCAATCACGTGCATGCGGTTTTCCGCGAATTTGATGGCGATTTTGGTCGCGACCTGCTCAAAGAGCATTACTCGAAGCAGCATCAGAAATAA
- a CDS encoding dioxygenase family protein, whose product MQRQSTSAGRRDFLKWSSFSLAAFTTPGLMAEELIRTPSMTEGPFYPDKMPLDTDNDLLVINDSITPAVGEITHLTGKVLDSKGNPLRNAFVEIWQVDNKASYIHTRGENKEGRDGNFQGYGRFLTDSQGKYYFRTIKPVPYRAGRGFRTPHIHVAVSQNGHRILTTQLLVKGHEMNAEDGVYRQIRDPRQRETILVDFKPLPDSKLGELAANFDIILGKTAEENPDGTIKGGIGKSEFGSRQRPPRR is encoded by the coding sequence ATGCAACGTCAATCGACAAGCGCTGGTCGGCGGGATTTTCTTAAGTGGTCTTCTTTCAGTCTGGCGGCATTTACCACCCCCGGGTTAATGGCAGAGGAACTGATCAGGACGCCTTCCATGACCGAAGGGCCGTTCTACCCGGATAAAATGCCCCTGGATACCGACAATGACCTGCTTGTGATTAACGATTCCATTACGCCTGCAGTCGGAGAGATCACGCACCTGACCGGTAAAGTTCTGGACAGCAAAGGGAATCCCCTGCGGAATGCCTTTGTCGAAATCTGGCAGGTGGACAATAAAGCCTCTTACATTCATACGCGTGGCGAAAATAAAGAGGGGCGTGACGGGAACTTTCAGGGTTATGGCCGCTTCCTGACCGATTCCCAGGGGAAGTATTATTTCCGCACGATCAAGCCGGTTCCCTATCGGGCGGGACGCGGATTCCGCACGCCGCACATTCACGTCGCCGTCAGTCAGAACGGACACCGGATTCTGACTACGCAGCTGCTGGTCAAAGGGCATGAGATGAACGCGGAAGATGGCGTCTACCGTCAGATCCGCGATCCTCGGCAGCGGGAAACGATTCTGGTCGATTTTAAACCGCTGCCCGATTCGAAGCTGGGAGAGCTGGCGGCGAACTTTGATATCATCCTGGGGAAAACCGCAGAAGAAAATCCGGATGGCACCATCAAGGGGGGCATCGGGAAATCCGAGTTCGGCAGCAGACAGCGTCCGCCCCGCAGGTAA
- a CDS encoding DinB family protein, whose protein sequence is MDIRQRIEDYLAGPEQLRQAIQGMTDAELDAAPIPGKWSTRQVVCHIADFEPVYADRMKWVLVEENPPLPGGDPDQFAEKLAYDQRDLEEELQLISAVRNHLGRILKTLEPAQFERTGIHTRDGELSLWTLLDRITGHIPHHIKLIQEKRDALAS, encoded by the coding sequence ATGGATATCAGACAGCGGATCGAAGACTACCTGGCCGGACCGGAACAACTACGACAGGCCATCCAGGGGATGACTGACGCTGAACTGGATGCTGCCCCAATTCCTGGAAAATGGTCGACGCGGCAGGTGGTGTGTCACATCGCGGACTTCGAACCCGTGTATGCAGATCGGATGAAGTGGGTGCTGGTAGAAGAGAATCCCCCGCTGCCGGGAGGCGATCCCGATCAGTTCGCTGAAAAACTGGCGTATGACCAGCGCGATCTGGAAGAGGAACTGCAGCTGATTTCCGCGGTACGCAATCACCTGGGGCGGATCCTGAAGACATTGGAACCGGCTCAGTTCGAACGCACAGGCATCCATACCCGTGATGGGGAATTGTCGCTGTGGACTCTGCTCGACCGGATCACGGGTCATATCCCGCACCATATCAAACTGATTCAGGAAAAGCGGGACGCGCTGGCCTCTTGA
- a CDS encoding SDR family NAD(P)-dependent oxidoreductase: MQNLIGKTALITGAAAGIGREIALQLAAEGVDLFLLDVNESGLADTAETASLLGVKVASRRCDLTDSQQISATTQEVLSTWGGVDILVNNAGVAFYGPTHTMTAEQWDWLLGINLLAPIQITRELLPSLLNRPEAHIVNVSSICGLVQGNRFSAYQVSKYGLLGFSEALRAEYSRQGLGVSAICPGPVTTRLFEVAPSGRDGKQTPIPPRWICTTPEMVAQKAVKAIYRDQGICLVGWVAYVLYYLKRIAPWSLDLAFRFGRRRRMKKKAQQLALQAEQQFEGSTESSSKAA, encoded by the coding sequence ATGCAGAATTTAATTGGTAAAACAGCACTCATCACCGGTGCCGCTGCGGGGATTGGCAGAGAGATTGCATTGCAGCTGGCTGCGGAAGGTGTGGATCTGTTTCTGCTGGATGTCAATGAAAGTGGCCTGGCAGATACAGCGGAAACGGCATCTTTGCTGGGTGTGAAGGTCGCCAGCCGACGTTGTGATCTGACCGACTCACAACAGATTTCCGCCACGACGCAGGAAGTGCTGAGTACCTGGGGCGGCGTCGATATTCTGGTGAATAACGCGGGCGTTGCCTTTTACGGTCCGACACATACGATGACTGCCGAGCAGTGGGACTGGCTTCTGGGGATCAATCTGCTGGCACCAATCCAGATTACGCGGGAATTACTGCCCAGTCTGTTAAACCGCCCTGAAGCCCATATCGTCAACGTTTCCAGCATTTGCGGCCTGGTGCAAGGCAATCGTTTCAGTGCTTACCAGGTTAGTAAATATGGCCTGCTGGGTTTCAGTGAGGCACTTCGTGCCGAGTACAGCCGGCAGGGACTGGGCGTCTCTGCTATCTGTCCCGGGCCGGTGACGACACGTTTGTTCGAGGTGGCTCCGTCAGGACGTGACGGCAAGCAAACCCCGATTCCTCCCCGCTGGATTTGTACGACCCCCGAAATGGTGGCGCAGAAAGCGGTCAAAGCCATCTACCGTGATCAGGGAATTTGCCTGGTGGGCTGGGTGGCCTATGTGCTTTATTATCTGAAGCGGATTGCGCCCTGGTCATTGGATCTTGCTTTTCGATTCGGCCGCCGTCGACGCATGAAGAAGAAGGCTCAGCAGCTGGCACTTCAGGCCGAACAACAGTTCGAAGGGTCTACAGAGTCCTCTTCGAAGGCTGCGTGA
- a CDS encoding GntR family transcriptional regulator — translation MSTSIPEATRLLPVSTLRLDIFSQILLSIFTGEYPSGTRLKVQHLAQRFGVSSTPVREAIVELSGIGVVEMIPNRGAVVTPLGISEIREMYHIRRILEVESARCACECADLEEIRQLLEETRALQQGPRGADWSLLCSDNDQRTHTAIVKASGIRRLKTELQRYDRLMHMIRVLLKDWEPYLDQILTEHLQVLEAILQRDKDAAGAAMERHLKGTCERAVEGIFVRRIPETETRQN, via the coding sequence ATGAGCACATCGATTCCTGAAGCAACCCGGCTCCTGCCCGTCAGCACTTTACGACTGGATATTTTCAGTCAGATACTGCTCTCGATTTTTACTGGCGAATACCCTTCGGGAACGCGACTCAAAGTGCAGCACCTGGCGCAGCGGTTTGGCGTCAGCAGCACGCCGGTTCGCGAAGCGATTGTTGAATTGAGCGGAATCGGAGTCGTCGAGATGATTCCCAATCGTGGGGCGGTTGTGACACCTCTGGGGATTTCTGAAATACGCGAGATGTACCATATCCGGCGGATTCTCGAAGTGGAATCTGCCCGCTGTGCCTGTGAGTGCGCTGACCTGGAGGAAATTCGACAGCTGCTGGAGGAAACCCGGGCATTACAACAGGGGCCTCGGGGAGCGGACTGGAGTCTCCTCTGTTCGGACAATGACCAGCGCACCCATACCGCGATCGTTAAGGCATCCGGAATCAGGCGATTGAAGACCGAACTGCAGCGATACGATCGACTGATGCATATGATTCGCGTGTTGCTCAAAGACTGGGAGCCTTACCTGGACCAGATTCTCACTGAGCATCTGCAGGTTCTGGAAGCGATCCTGCAACGAGATAAAGATGCTGCCGGGGCGGCGATGGAGCGCCATTTGAAAGGCACGTGTGAGCGGGCCGTCGAAGGCATTTTTGTGCGACGGATTCCGGAAACCGAAACCAGGCAGAATTGA
- a CDS encoding DUF1587 domain-containing protein, translating into MIDVSSLFARLLMWAVLILSAWCDAQAAEATPAGIGQNERALLKSTCVDCHSGESAEAKLDLQQISFDLKDKTARHRWVQIYDRIAAGEMPPDPADLSAENRQALLESLSTALLQVDQAEVSNHGRGPLRRLTRQEYEQNLLDLLRLPELDIRDMLPADRERLHCNKVAEVLDMSRIQLEAYLDAADAALRQAVASGVKPRPRKQERLPATRMFLTAQTFGEREAMFYAKDSKLVPLSMADLNRIRKENSHDPDMELAIFRSASWPYYGYPDQFKAVQPGTYRLRFSARAVRQLRDFSLKPAQSSIPMNFRARKRSGADVSGDVRATKEILDIQPEPAIYETTIRLKQNETFEYSLLGLPVPRAINPPNAPLYYDFPPRPEGGHPGVAFQWLEITGPLDSEVWPPACHRRLFGDLPIRATQAGPLPVELVTDQPEQEARRLLRRFIKQAEREPTPEEVILIYERLVLGELKRGNRSQRHCFLRIVPFSVRDSTCTCLSHSRILSNCLTRWRPGCHTSWGIPVLTPSLSHMWLTVICCSRRYCAQKQNAC; encoded by the coding sequence ATGATTGATGTTTCTTCTTTGTTCGCGCGGTTACTCATGTGGGCCGTCCTGATTTTATCAGCGTGGTGTGATGCTCAGGCTGCTGAAGCGACTCCGGCTGGTATTGGACAAAATGAGCGTGCACTGTTGAAGTCAACCTGTGTGGACTGTCATTCGGGAGAATCGGCAGAGGCGAAGCTGGATCTGCAGCAGATCTCGTTCGACCTGAAAGACAAAACGGCTCGCCACCGCTGGGTTCAGATCTATGATCGGATCGCGGCGGGGGAAATGCCCCCTGATCCGGCAGACCTGTCCGCGGAGAATCGGCAGGCGTTACTTGAGTCGTTGTCGACTGCGCTGCTGCAGGTTGATCAGGCGGAAGTCAGCAACCACGGACGGGGGCCTCTGCGGCGGCTGACGCGTCAGGAATATGAACAGAACCTGCTTGATCTGCTCCGGTTACCCGAACTGGATATCCGCGACATGCTGCCCGCCGACCGGGAACGGCTGCATTGCAACAAGGTGGCTGAAGTGCTGGACATGTCCCGGATTCAGTTGGAAGCCTATCTCGATGCCGCCGATGCTGCATTGCGGCAGGCGGTCGCTTCTGGAGTCAAACCCCGGCCCCGAAAACAGGAACGATTGCCGGCCACGCGGATGTTTTTAACCGCGCAAACCTTTGGCGAGCGGGAGGCGATGTTCTATGCGAAGGATTCGAAACTGGTGCCACTCTCGATGGCAGACCTGAACCGGATCCGCAAGGAGAACAGCCATGATCCGGACATGGAACTTGCCATCTTTCGTTCTGCCTCCTGGCCTTATTATGGATATCCAGATCAGTTCAAAGCAGTACAGCCCGGCACTTATCGACTGCGATTTTCAGCCCGTGCGGTGCGACAGTTACGAGATTTCAGTCTCAAGCCGGCTCAGTCTTCGATTCCCATGAACTTCCGCGCGCGGAAACGGTCGGGGGCGGATGTCTCCGGTGATGTGCGGGCCACAAAAGAGATTCTGGACATTCAACCGGAGCCCGCGATTTATGAAACGACGATACGGCTGAAACAGAACGAGACATTCGAGTATAGCCTTCTGGGACTTCCGGTTCCCCGGGCGATCAATCCGCCCAATGCGCCGCTCTACTATGACTTTCCCCCACGCCCGGAAGGCGGCCACCCGGGAGTTGCCTTTCAGTGGCTGGAGATTACCGGCCCTCTCGATTCTGAAGTCTGGCCGCCCGCTTGTCATCGGCGGCTGTTTGGAGATCTACCGATTCGTGCGACACAGGCAGGGCCTCTGCCTGTAGAACTGGTGACAGATCAACCTGAGCAGGAAGCACGCAGGCTGCTCAGACGATTTATTAAACAGGCCGAGCGGGAGCCCACTCCCGAAGAGGTGATCCTGATTTATGAACGACTGGTACTGGGAGAACTGAAGCGGGGGAACCGCTCGCAGAGGCACTGCTTTCTGCGTATAGTGCCTTTCTCTGTTCGGGACAGTACCTGTACCTGCCTGAGCCACAGCAGAATTCTGAGCAACTGCCTTACGCGGTGGCGTCCCGGTTGTCACACTTCCTGGGGAATACCTGTCCTGACGCCGAGCTTAAGTCACATGTGGCTGACGGTGATCTGCTGCAGCCGACGGTATTGCGCTCAGAAACAGAACGCCTGCTGA
- a CDS encoding DUF1588 domain-containing protein, with protein MSHFLGNTCPDAELKSHVADGDLLQPTVLRSETERLLKAESSEAFVNNFTDYWLSLKDIRRDEPDARLYPEYRFDDYLIDSLAMETRTFFRYLLEQNLPITALVQTDFIFANDRLARHYDLPPLEGSKLRRVALPANSPYGGLITQGAILKVTANGTTTSPVIRGAWIMERIMGEPPPPPPPSVPAVEPDIRGAKTIRDQLAQHTRDPVCANCHARFDPVGFALENYDIMGAWRNRYRSLGQGEKVTGIDRAGHDYAYFIAGPVDAGGQLRDGRAFQNIRELKQLLVQNPRQMARNFLQQLTVYATGTPVRFSDRPVIESILDQCEAERYRVRDLLLALVQSRIFLGTEPVAAKGSES; from the coding sequence TTGTCACACTTCCTGGGGAATACCTGTCCTGACGCCGAGCTTAAGTCACATGTGGCTGACGGTGATCTGCTGCAGCCGACGGTATTGCGCTCAGAAACAGAACGCCTGCTGAAGGCGGAATCATCCGAGGCGTTTGTGAACAACTTCACGGATTACTGGCTATCGCTGAAAGACATTCGGCGGGACGAACCCGATGCGCGGCTCTATCCCGAATATCGTTTCGACGATTACCTGATCGATTCCCTGGCGATGGAGACACGTACTTTCTTCCGCTATCTGCTTGAACAGAACCTGCCGATCACTGCCCTGGTGCAGACCGACTTTATTTTTGCGAACGACCGACTGGCCCGGCATTACGATCTGCCGCCGCTGGAAGGATCAAAGCTCCGTCGCGTTGCGTTGCCTGCAAACAGTCCGTACGGGGGATTGATCACACAGGGAGCGATTCTGAAAGTGACAGCGAACGGGACGACGACCTCACCTGTGATTCGGGGCGCCTGGATCATGGAGCGGATTATGGGCGAACCCCCGCCTCCGCCACCGCCGTCGGTGCCTGCGGTCGAACCCGACATTCGGGGGGCGAAGACCATCCGCGACCAACTGGCGCAACACACGCGCGATCCGGTCTGTGCGAACTGCCATGCCCGCTTTGATCCGGTCGGCTTTGCGCTGGAAAATTATGATATCATGGGTGCCTGGCGGAACCGTTATCGCAGCCTCGGGCAGGGAGAAAAAGTGACAGGCATCGATCGAGCCGGTCACGATTATGCTTATTTCATAGCTGGTCCTGTGGACGCCGGTGGTCAGCTCCGCGATGGTCGTGCATTCCAGAACATCCGGGAATTAAAACAGCTGCTGGTGCAGAACCCGCGGCAGATGGCCCGGAATTTTCTGCAGCAGTTGACCGTGTATGCCACAGGCACCCCGGTTCGATTTTCAGATCGACCCGTGATTGAATCCATTCTCGATCAATGCGAGGCCGAACGATATCGGGTTCGCGATTTACTGCTGGCGCTGGTTCAGAGCCGCATTTTCCTGGGGACCGAACCTGTTGCAGCAAAGGGAAGCGAATCATGA
- a CDS encoding DUF1552 domain-containing protein gives MRNHSARRRTVDYARRRFLRGAGVALALPLLESLQRSALGKGSSAATPGRMLLISNNLGVLPQHFFPKESGSRYQLSPYLSELKELTSDFTVFSGLSHPACEGGHSTENCFLTGAKHPTSSGFRNTVSLDQYAAEHLGRKTRFATLNLGVNIDKANRSLSWTRDGVLLPAEDSPGRLFQKMFIQGDSAQIKRRLEHLKRRGSILDAVTESTQRLNRELGPEDRSRLDQYFTSIRELEQRLVTAGEWEQSPKPKTVTELPEDILDRGLLFDKLEQMLAMAVLALQSDSTRIVTLMVDAFATPVFQLSEQEKSLTSYHPLSHHGMRSHHLAQLEKADRRQMQLLKQVLEKLQTVQGNTGRLLDSTMVLYGSNMGDANTHDNTNLPILLAGGGFQHGQHLAFNREANAPLCNLYLSMLQRMGVETDRFGSSSSTLTGLKG, from the coding sequence ATGAGGAATCACTCAGCCAGAAGACGGACAGTGGATTATGCCCGCAGGCGTTTTTTACGCGGTGCCGGTGTGGCTCTCGCATTACCTCTGCTGGAGAGTCTGCAGCGTTCTGCGCTGGGGAAGGGGTCTTCCGCTGCGACGCCTGGTCGCATGCTGTTGATTTCGAATAACCTGGGAGTCTTGCCACAACACTTTTTTCCGAAAGAGAGTGGCTCCAGGTACCAGCTTTCGCCTTATCTGAGTGAGCTCAAGGAGTTGACTTCTGATTTTACCGTCTTCAGTGGTTTATCGCATCCGGCCTGCGAAGGCGGGCATTCTACTGAGAACTGTTTCCTGACCGGTGCCAAACATCCGACGAGCAGCGGTTTTCGCAATACGGTCTCTCTCGATCAATATGCGGCCGAGCATCTGGGACGCAAGACCCGCTTCGCCACCTTGAACCTGGGAGTGAACATCGACAAGGCGAATCGTAGTTTATCGTGGACGCGTGACGGCGTTCTGTTACCTGCGGAAGACAGTCCCGGCCGGCTGTTTCAGAAGATGTTCATTCAGGGAGACTCGGCGCAGATCAAGCGGCGGCTGGAACATCTGAAACGGCGGGGCAGTATTCTGGATGCGGTTACCGAGTCGACACAGCGATTGAACCGTGAACTGGGTCCGGAAGACCGTTCGCGTCTGGATCAGTATTTTACATCGATCCGCGAACTGGAACAGCGACTGGTGACTGCAGGGGAATGGGAGCAGAGTCCCAAGCCGAAAACGGTCACGGAATTGCCGGAAGATATTCTGGATCGGGGGCTGCTGTTCGACAAGCTGGAGCAGATGCTGGCGATGGCGGTGCTGGCGCTGCAGTCCGACTCGACGCGGATCGTCACATTGATGGTGGATGCCTTCGCGACGCCCGTCTTTCAACTGTCGGAGCAGGAAAAGAGTCTGACCAGTTATCATCCATTGAGTCATCACGGGATGCGGTCTCATCACCTGGCGCAGCTGGAGAAAGCGGATCGCCGCCAGATGCAGTTGTTGAAGCAGGTACTTGAAAAACTGCAGACCGTGCAGGGCAATACGGGACGACTGCTGGACAGCACGATGGTGCTGTATGGCAGCAACATGGGGGACGCGAATACCCATGATAATACGAATCTCCCGATTCTCCTGGCAGGGGGCGGCTTTCAACATGGCCAGCATCTCGCGTTTAACCGGGAAGCGAACGCACCATTGTGTAATCTGTATCTGAGTATGCTGCAGCGGATGGGAGTGGAGACCGATCGCTTCGGTTCCAGCAGCAGCACGCTGACGGGCCTGAAAGGTTGA
- a CDS encoding transglutaminase family protein, which produces MKYKITHITKYAYSEAVPVCQNVVHLAPRALPHQMCDDFQLLIHPDPYSITHRKDYFGNNISFFSIDQPHTGLSVTATSQVSVMATPVIPPDSTPAWETISLALKSDQSPALLDAYQYVFQSPGVKLFPKLIDYAEVSFTKGRPILEAVLDLTTRIHKEFRYDPRATNVNTQIDEVYAQKHGVCQDFAHFQIGCLRILGLAARYVSGYLRTIPPPGKPRLVGADASHAWLSVYCGEKAGWIDVDPTNNVPASTDHITVAWGRDYYDVCPIQGTIVGGGEHRMTVSVDVAPEEPVTPAAK; this is translated from the coding sequence ATGAAATACAAAATCACTCACATCACGAAATATGCGTACTCCGAGGCGGTACCGGTCTGTCAAAACGTGGTCCACCTGGCGCCACGCGCATTACCTCATCAGATGTGCGATGATTTTCAGCTGCTGATTCACCCCGATCCCTATAGCATCACTCATCGCAAAGATTATTTCGGGAACAATATCTCGTTTTTCTCCATCGACCAGCCTCATACGGGACTCAGCGTAACTGCCACCAGTCAAGTCTCCGTGATGGCAACGCCAGTCATCCCTCCCGACAGCACGCCTGCCTGGGAAACCATCTCCCTGGCACTGAAAAGTGATCAGAGTCCCGCATTACTCGACGCGTATCAGTATGTATTTCAGTCGCCGGGAGTGAAGCTGTTTCCCAAACTCATTGATTATGCAGAAGTCTCATTTACGAAGGGACGTCCGATCCTGGAGGCGGTTCTCGACTTGACCACGCGGATCCACAAGGAATTCCGCTACGATCCCCGTGCCACGAATGTCAACACGCAGATCGATGAGGTCTACGCACAAAAGCACGGCGTCTGTCAGGATTTCGCCCATTTCCAGATCGGCTGCCTGCGCATCCTGGGTCTGGCCGCCCGCTATGTCAGCGGTTATCTACGCACGATCCCCCCGCCGGGCAAGCCACGCCTCGTTGGAGCAGATGCCTCTCACGCCTGGCTCTCGGTTTACTGCGGGGAAAAAGCAGGCTGGATCGACGTCGACCCGACGAACAACGTACCCGCTTCCACCGATCACATCACAGTCGCCTGGGGCCGCGATTACTACGACGTCTGTCCCATCCAGGGCACGATCGTTGGTGGCGGCGAACATCGCATGACCGTCTCTGTGGACGTCGCACCGGAAGAACCGGTAACTCCCGCCGCAAAGTAA